In Aspergillus nidulans FGSC A4 chromosome II, a single window of DNA contains:
- a CDS encoding MFS transporter (transcript_id=CADANIAT00004155) produces the protein MTDNTLAPTFTMGSNRGEVDPTDLPYRTLTADANIEEYVQETQTGEIAKPVRTADGRTEDYKLVTFKVDDPENPKNWPKWKKWYVTMVVAFTCFVVAFASSVITADIEGPAEEFGVSREVSLVVVTVFVIGFGVGPMAFAPLSEMYGRRPVYALTLLLAVVFVIPCAVAENIGTLIVCRAIDGIAFSAPMTLVGGTLADMWRNEERGVPMAAFSASPFIGPAIGPLAGGFLADASGWRWLYWLTLILSFVAWVLITFTVPETSAPAILARRAKKLRKSENDPKYVTETELDARPIGERLRVFLLRPFQLLFLEPIVLFISLYMSVLYGLLYMFFVAYPIVYEGGKGWSAGTTGLMFIPLAIGVLLSAACAPFVNNHYLSLYSKYGGKPPAESRLIPMMISCWFIPIGLFIFAWTSYPNIHWFGPMIGGFPVGFGFIFLYNSANNYLVDTYQHQAASALAAKTFIRSLWGASTVLFTEQMYDRLGDQWASSLLAFLALACCAIPYVFYVKGAAIRRYSRYAFADDEEALATKA, from the exons ATGACAGACAACACACTCGCACCAACCTTCACCATGGGTTCCAATCGGGGCGAAGTTGACCCCACAGATCTGCCTTACCGTACACTGACGGCAGATGCCAACATTGAAGAGTACGTCCAGGAGACGCAGACCGGTGAGATCGCCAAACCTGTTCGGACGGCCGATGGTAGGACAGAAGACTACAAGCTGGTTACCTTCAAAGTCGACGACCCTGAAAATCCCAAGAACTGGCCGAAATGGAAGAAGTGGTACGTGACTATGGTCGTGGCGTTTACCTGCTTCGTCGTCGCCTTCGCCAGTAGTGTTATCACCGCCGACATCGAAGGCCCCGCCGAGGAGTTTGGTGTCTCTCGTGAAGTCAGTCTCGTTGTGGTGACAGTGTTTGTTATTGGATTTGGTGTTG GTCCCATGGCGTTTGCTCCCTTGTCTGAGATGTATGGACGGCGGCCCGTTTATGCTCTCACTCTCCTGCTagccgtcgtcttcgtcatcccATGCGCCGTTGCCGAGAATATTGGAACCCTCATCGTCTGTCGAGCCATCGACGGTATTGCATTCAGTGCCCCCATGACTCTGGTCGGCGGTACTCTTGCCGATATGTGGAGGAACGAGGAGCGTGGCGTCCCCATGGCCGCGTTCTCGGCGAGTCCCTTCATCGGCCCAGCTATCGGCCCGCTAGCAGGAGGGTTCCTCGCCGACGCCTCGGGCTGGCGGTGGCTATACTGGTTAACTCTGATTCTCTCCTTTGTCGCCTGGGTGCTTATCACCTTTACTGTCCCTGAGACCTCAGCGCCAGCCATCCTAGCGAGACGCGCGAAGAAGCTCCGCAAATCAGAGAACGATCCAAAATATGTTACTGAGACTGAGCTGGACGCACGGCCGATTGGTGAGAGACTCCGTGTCTTCCTCTTGCGCCCTTTCCAACTGCTCTTTCTCGAGCCCATCGTCCTCTTTATCTCGCTGTACATGTCCGTCCTCTACGGTCTGCTGTACATGTTCTTCGTCGCCTATCCTATAGTTTATGAAGGTGGCAAGGGCTGGAGCGCCGGGACTACGGGTCTCATGTTCATCCCGCTTGCTATCGGCGTTCTGTTGAGCGCCGCCTGTGCCCCATTTGTGAACAACCACTACCTATCTCTTTACTCAAAATACGGCGGCAAGCCACCCGCGGAATCTCGTCTCATCCCAATGATGATCTCCTGTTGGTTTATTCCCATCGGCCTGTTCATCTTCGCTTGGACTTCGTACCCCAATATTCACTGGTTCGGTCCAATGATTGGCGGATTCCCTGTTGGATTCGGGTTTATTTTCCTGTATAACTCAGCTAACAACTATCTTG TGGATACATACCAGCACCAAGCCGCCTCCGCCCTGGCAGCCAAGACCTTCATCCGTTCGCTCTGGGGTGCCTCGACTGTTCTTTTCACGGAGCAGATGTACGACCGGTTGGGCGATCAATGGGCCAGCTCTTTGCTTGCcttcctggccctggcctGCTGTGCGATTCCGTACGTATTCTACGTCAAGGGCGCTGCCATCCGGCGGTACTCAAGATATGCCTttgcggacgatgaggaggcgcTTGCTACCAAGGCATAA